The segment TCGCGATCTCGCGGCCGCGGATGTCGCGCAGCTCGGCGTCGGACAGCTTGAGCAGCTCCCGGCCGCCGAACCGGACCGAGCCGCCCACCTGGTTCCCGCGCTTGGGCAGCAGGCCCAGGATGGCCAGGGAGGTGACGCTCTTGCCGCAGCCCGACTCGCCGACCAGCCCGATGGTCTGGCCCGGCTCGATCTCGAAGCTGACGCCGTCGACGGCACGCACCGGGCGCCGGCCGCGGCGCTGGAAGACCACGCTGAGGTCGTCGACCGACAGCAGGGGCATGGTGGTCGGCGCTCTCCTCTCGCCGCGCGAGGCTTCGTATGCGCCCGCCGTGCTCATCGCCGGAACTTGGGGTCGAGCGCCTCGCGCAGCCCCTCGCCGAGCAGGTAGAAGCCGAGGCAGGAGACGACGATGGCCAGGCCCGGGAAGACGGCGGCGTGGGGCGCGTTCTGCAGGAAGGACTGGGTCTCGGCCAGCATCCGGCCCCACTCCGGCACGCCCGGGTCGGCCGAGCCCAGGCCGAGGAAGGCCAGGCCGGCCGCGTCGATGATCGCGGTGGCCAGGGCCAGGGTGGCCTGCACGATCACCGGGGCGATGGAGTTGGGCACGACGTGGCCGAGCACGATGCGCGACTGCCTGACCCCGAGCGCGCGGGCGGCCAGCACGTAGTCGCTCTCGCGCTGGGAGAGCATCGAGCCGCGCAGCAGGCGGGCGAAGATCGGCACGTTGACCACGCCGATGGCGAGCATCACGGCGGTGAGGCTGCGCCCGATCGCGGCGGCCACCCCGATCGCGAGCAGCAGGCTGGGGATGGCCAGCATCATGTCCATGAGGCGCATGATCACGGTGTCGACCCAGCCGCTGAGCGCGCCGGCGAGCGCGCCCAGGGTGAGCCCGACGAGTGCGCCGAACCCGAGCGACACCAGCCCGATGACGAGCGAGGAGCGGGCCCCGTAGATGATGCGGGAGAGGAGGTCGCGGCCGAGCTGGTCCACGCCGAGCCAGTGGTCGGCCGACGGCCCCGGGACCACCCCCGGCCGGATCACCGAGAGGTCCTGCTGGCCCGGGTCGTAGGGCGCGAGCAGCGGGGCGAACACGGCCACGAGCACGAACAGCGCGATGAGCACGAGGCCGACCACGGCGCCCGGGTTGCGGAGCAGGCGCTGGCGCGCGTCGGCCCAGCGGCCGACGAGCTGCTCGCCCTCGAGCTGCAGTTCCTTGGCTTCGGCTTCGGCGAGGCTCATGACAAGGGTCACCTCACCCGGATGCGGGGGTCGAGCAGGGCGTAGGAGAGGTCCACGAGCAGGTTCACGACCACGAAGACGACGGCCAAGAACAGGATGCCAGCCTGCAGCACAGAGTAGTCCCGGTACGAGATCGCCTGGTACATCCACTGTCCCATGCCGCCCCAGGCGAACACGTGCTCGGTCAGGACGGCCCCTGACAGCAGCAGGCCCGTCTGCAACCCGATGATGGTGGTCACCGGCAGCATGGCGTTCTTGAGCACGTGCCTGCGGTCGACCACCCGCGGCTCCAGGCCCTTGGCCTGGGCGGTGCGGACGTAGTCCTCGTTCACCACGTCGAGCACGGCGGCCCGGGTGATGCGGGTGATGATCGCGAGCGGGATGGTCCCGAGCGCGACGGCGGGCAGGATCAGGTGCCGGACGGCGTCCACCAGCGCGACCCGGTCGTTGGTGATGAGGGCGTCGAGCACGTAGAAGCCGGTCGGGTGGGGTGCGGTCGAGGTCGCGACGGACCGGCCGACCGTCGGCAGCCAGTGCAGCTTCACCGCGAACAGGTACTTGAGCAGCAGGCCGAGGAAGAACACGGGGATGGCCACCCCGAGCAGCGACCCGGCCACCGATAACTGGTCGACCGGGCCCTGGTAGCGCTTGGCGGCCAGGAACCCGAGCGGGATGCCGATGCCGACGGCGAAGATCATGGCCGCGACGGTCAGCTCGATGGTGGCCGGGAAGCGCTCGCGGATCTCGGTGGTGACCAGGCGCCGGCTCACCACCGACTGCCCGAGGTCCAGGCGCACCACCGAGCCCATGTAGGAGAGGTACTGCTGCCAGATCGGGCGGTCGAGCCCGTACAGCTCACGCATGCGCGCGACCGCCTCCGGGGTGGCGCGCTCGCCGAGCAGCGCCTCGGCCGGGCCCCCCGGCAGGGCCCGGATCCAGATGAACACGAGGATGGACAACCCGAGCAGGATCGGGACGAGCTGGACGAGCCGGCGGACGGTGAACTTGAGCACGACCGTGTGGTGACGTCGAGGCGGCCCTGGCCGGGCCAGGGCCGCCTCGACGCACTCGCCTCCTTTGCGCTACCCGACCGACACGACGGAGAAGAGCTCGGTGGTCACCGGGCTTGGCACGAACCCCTTGACGTTCTTGGCGAAGACCACGAACGGGCCGGTGTGAGCGTAGGGCACGCCGGGCAGGAACTGCATGATCTGCTCGTTGGCCTGCTTGTACGCGTCGGTGCGCTTGGCCTCGTCGGTCTCCTTCTCGGCGTCGTTCAGTGCGGAGAAGATCGCCTTGTTGTCGAACCCCCACTGCGCCGAGGGCTGCTGGAAGAAGACCCCGACGAAGTTGTCCGGATCGCCGTAGTCGCCGGTCCAGCCGAACAGGTAGACGGGCGCCACCCCGGACTGGACGGCGTTCAGGTAGTCGGGACGCCAGGGCGCCGACTTCGGCGTGACCTTGAAGCCGACCTTCTCCAGGTCGGCCTTGAACGCCTGGAAGTTGGCCTGCGGGTCGGGCATGTAGGGGCGGCTGATCGAGGTCGGGTACCAGAACTCGAGGGTCGGGTTCTTCACCCCGGACTCGGCGATGAGCTGCTTGGCCTTGTCCGGGTTGTAGTCGTACTTGGTGACGTTGTCGTTGTAGCCGAACACCTCGGGCGGCATGAACTCGTTGGCCACCTGCGAGCCGGCGGGGTACTTCGCCTTGATGAGCGCGTCGCGGTTCAGCGCGTGGGCGATGGCCTGGCGGATCTTGGGGTTGTCGAGCGGCTTCTTCTTCTGGTTGAAGCCCACGTAGGCGACGTTGAACGCCGGCCGCTGGAGCACCTGGTAGTTCGCCTTCAGGGCCTCCACGTCGTTCGGGTCGGCGTTGTCGTAGCCCTGGATCTCGTTGGCCTCAAGGGCCTGGCGCCTGGCCGCCAGCTCAGGGATGGTGCGGAAGATGACCTTGTCGAGGATGGACTTCGGGCCCCAGTAGTCGTCGTTGCGGACCAGCACGGTCTTGTCGTTGGCCGCGAACGACTCGAACTTGAGCGCGCCTGTCCCGGTCGGGTGCTTGAGGCCGTAGTCGCTCTCGAACTTCGGCTCCTCGGCGGTGCCCGACACCTTGTCGGCGTCGTACTTCTTGAGCGCGTCCGGGCTCTGGATCGAGAACGACGACAGCGACAGGGCGGCGATGAACGAGGCCGACGGCTGGGTCAGGTTGATGACCGCCGTCTTGTCGTCCTTGGCCTCGCAGGACTTGTAGAGGCTGGGCTTCTTCTTGTCGCTGAAGCCGCCGAACACGCTAACCCAGTAGTAGGAGACCGAGTCGCTCTGCAGGACGCCCTTGAAGTTGTACCAGCGGTCGAAGTTGGCGCAGACCGCCGCGGCGTTGAACGGCGTCCCGTCGTGGAACTTGACGCCCTCCTGGAGGTCGAACGTCCAGCTCGTGGCGTCGGCGCTGGGCGTCCAGGACTTGGCCAGGCTCGGCTCGATCTCGGTACCGCCGGCCTTGGTCTTGACCAGTCCCTCGTAGATCTGGTTGGTAGCCCGGATCGACTCGCCGTCCGAGATGAATGCCGGATCCAGGCTGACCGGGTCGGACGAGGCGGCGAACACGATCGTGCCGCCCTTCTTCGCCCCTCCTGTCTGGCCCCCGGTCGTGCTCTTCTCCGAACCACATGCGGTTGCGACGAGGGCGAGCACGGCCCCGAGGGCGAGTACACGCAGCATCACGGCTGCTCGTTGCAAGAGTCCCACCTCCCACCATGCGGGGCCCCACGATGGTCCCCTGCATTTCGCAGATTGGACCCTACCGCGCCGTCCTCACGCAATGCCTTCTCTTCTAATGTTTGCGATCCTCAGCCGGGACGGCCGAGACCGCCTTGAACTGCTCGATGCGATCCCCGCTGGGACGGCTCAGACGGCCTTGAACTGCTCGAACGGCTGGCGGCAGGCGTTGCACCAGAAGATCGCCCGGCAGAGCGTGGGGCCGAACGGGTTCTCCAGCGCGGTGTCCCGCGACCCGCAGAACGGGCAGCGCACCTCGCGCGCTTCAGGCGAGTGAGCCTCTGGCCGCATGCCGATGGTGGCGAACAGGGGCCGGCCGGCCGGCTCGTCGGCCGGGGGCGGGCCGGGCGGGGCGAAGCCGCTCTCGCGCAGCTTGCGCCGCCCCTCGGGGGTGATCCGGTCGGAGGTCCACGGCTCGGCGAAGGTGGGCTCGACCTCGACCCGCTCGGCCATGCCGGCGAGCCGCTCGGCGATCGACCGCCTGATGACCTCGAGGGCCGGGCAGCCGACGAAGGTCGGCAGCATCTCGACCCGGATGCGCTCCGGACCGGCCTCGACCGCGCGGACGATGCCGAGGTCGACCACGGAGACGACCGGGATCTCCGGGTCGGGGACCTCGCCGAGCGCGTCCCAGACGCGGCGCTCCAGCCCGGCCGCTGCGCTGGCGCACATCGTCCCCGCCTCCCGCCTACCAGGTCGCGCCCGGCTCGGAGCGGTACACCGAGGTGAGCTCGCCCCAGAGCCAGCGGAAGTCGTCGTTGTGCTCGGTGCGGCCCTCCGGCCCCGGCTCCGGGAAGGTCGGCTCCAGGCGGCCGGGCTGCCCGGGCAGCCCCGCCCCGGCCAGGCGGAACGGGAACGGCAGCCGCAGCTCCTCGAACAGCGGAGCCAGCTCCTCGAGCCAGCGCTGCCGGCAGGTGGCGAACGGCTGGGTCAGGATGCCGGCGTCCAGCAGGCGCCGCTCCCCGGCTGGCGGCGCGAGCACGGCGAGCGCGTCGGGCCAGAGCCGCTCGCAGGCGGCCGCCAGCCGTCGCCTGGGCTCCTCGCCGCCACGGGCCAGCCGCACCATCCAGGCGTGCATGTGGGCCAGGTGGTAGCGCTCCTCGCGCCGCATCTTGGCCACCAGCCCGGCCAGGGGCGCATACGACGAGCCGGCCAGGGCGTCCAGGCGGACCGCGTCAGCGGTGTCGTAGAGGAACCGGCGGGCGATCGAGAACGCCCAGTCGCCACGGGCGTGGTCCAGCAGCGCGGCCTGGCGGTAGCCGCCGGCCTCGCGGCCGTAGGCGATCCGGTCGGCCGGCTCGCCGGTCAGGTCCGCCAGCAGCTCGTACAGGGCCTGGGCGTGGCCGATCTCGTCCTGGGCGAGGGAGCTGAAGGCCACGTCTTCCTCGAGCAGGGGCGCGATCCCGGTCCACTCCGAGTCCCAGTAGCCGAGCATGAGCTCGTCGTCGGCCATGAACAGCAGCAGCTCGGCCAGCGCGTCCCTGGTGTCGTCGTCGAGTCCCGTGGCGCCCGTCCCGGTCGGGCCGGTCCCCGGGGTGGCAAGCGCGCTCATCGGCGCACCCCCTTCCGCACCGGGCCACGGGTGCGCCTGCGCGCTCATTCTGCGCCGCCCGCGCGCTCGCGGGCCTCGGCCAGCTTCTGCTTGATGCCGGTCGAATACCCGACCGGCTTCTTGAACGACCGGTCCATCGGCGGCTGCAGCAGGTCGGGGTCGGCCACGTCGTGGATGGCCGACCGTCGCACCACCCAGAGCCGGACCGACTCCTGGCGCCGCCCGTAGAACTCGCGGGCGTAGTGGGCGGCCAGCTCGCCGTCGGGGGCGAGCAGGCTGCCCCCGTGCACCATCGGGCCGCCCTCCTTCTCCTGCCGGAACACCTCGTAGACCTCCATCGGCCCGCCCGGATCCGGCCGGGGGCCACCGCCTTCGGCTCCATGAGCCCCTGGGCCCCTGGCGGTCATGCGGCGGCCCTGGGGGCGGCCAGCACGGTGTCACGCACCCACTGGGTCTGCTCGTAGTTGAGCTGTCGGAACGCCAGGCGCTCGGCCGACTTCGGGCCGTGGCCGGTGACGACCGCGTACAGCTCCCTCCAGTCCGGCTCGGTGTAGTGCCAGCGGCCCGTCTGGGGGTCCTGGGTGAGCTCGGGGTCGGGGATCTCGAGGCCGATCTCGCGGATGCGGGGCACGTAGACGTTGAGGAACTCCTGGCGCAGCGTCTCGTTGTCCTTGTTCTTGATGCGCCAGGCCAGGTCCCGGTCCTTGGCCGGGTCGGTCGGCGGGCCGTGCATCTGCATGAGCGGACCCCACCAGCGGTCCAGCGCGTCCTGGACCAGCGCCCGCTGCCGCGCGGTCCCGTTCACCAGGGTGAGCACGACGTCGCGGCCGTGCATGATGTGGACCGACTCCTCCCAGCAGATCTTCTTCATCGTCCGGCCGTAGGGCGCGTAGGACGACCCGCGCAGGGCCTGCTGGGCCACGATCGCGGCGGCGTCGACCAGCCAGGCGATGATGCCGACGTCGGCCCAGCTCCTGGTCGGGTAGTGGAACACGTTGTGGAACTTGGTCTTGCCAGCGAGCAGGTCGGCCAGCATCGCCTCGCGTGGCTTGCCGAGGTCCTCGGCGACCCGGTAGAGGAGCTGGGCGTGACCGACCTCGTCCTGCACCTTGGCGGTCAGGGCGAGCTTCCGCTTCAGGGTGGGGGCGCGCAGGATCCACTCACGCTCGGGCAGCACGCCCATCAGCTCGGAGTTGGCGTGCATCTCGACGAACTTGCCGACCGCCCTGCGGTACTCCTCGGGCATCCAGTCGCCCGGCTCCACCTTGCCGCCCGAGGCGACGTGACGGTTGAAGGCTTGCAGCCGCACGGGGTCGTTCATGGTCGCGCTCCCTCGCTCTCCCATTGCTCCGGCGCCCTCGTCTCCTCGCACCCGCTACCCGCCTGTCCGTTGCCCGCCGGAACCGACGGCAGCCGGGCTCCGGCTGCAGCCTCGTCCCGGAGGCGCGGGGCGAGCCCGCGCAGGAGCATGTCGGCGAACTGCCCGGCCATCGCGCCTGGGGGCAGGGGCCCGTCAGGCCGGTACCAGCGCGGCAGGCCGTTCAGGGCGGACAGGACCAAGATGGCGGCTAGCTTGCCGTCGGCGTCGGCCAGTTCCCCGGCCGCCTGGCCTTCGGCGATCACGCGCTCGAACAGGGCCTGGTAGGCGGCCCGCGACCGGGCCGCCTGCTCGCGCCGCTCAGGGGCCAGGAAGGTCCACTCGAACAGGTAGACGCTGGCCCGCTCGAGGCTCTCGGCGAGCACGCCGACATGGGCGTGGATCATCGCCCGGAGCCGCTCCGGGGCGGGACCGGGCCCGTCGGCGATCGGCCCCACCGCCGCGTGGAAGCGCCGCGCCGCATCGTCCACGATCGACCAGAGCACCGCCTCCTTGGAGGGGATGTGGGCGTAGAGGCTGCCGCCCTGCAGGTCGAGCGCGCGGGCGATGTCGCGCATGCTGGTGGCCGCGTACCCGCGCTCGCCGAACAGGGCGCTGGCCACGTCCTCGATCTGCCGGCGGCGTGCGGTCATGCTGGCTCCTAACTAACAGTTGTTAGGCACCCTAGCACCCGCACCCGGCCCCGGCAACCGCCCAGCGCGGCAACCGCCCAGCGCGGCAACCGCCCGGCAGGCGAGGGATCAGAGATCGAGCTCGAACCAGACCACCCGGCCGCGGGCGCCGCCGCTGTGGCCCCAGCGGCTGGCCAGCGCGTCGAACAGCTCGAAGCCGCGGCCGGTGAGCGCGTCGAGCTGATGCACGCGGCGCCGGGGCCCGCTGGGCGCGCCGCCGTCGTGGACCTCGACCCTGAGCCAGCGGTCGTGGTCGACGTCGCAGCGCACCTCGAAGCTGCCCCCGTCGTCACCCGAGGCGGAGTGGAGCAGGGCGTTGGTGGCCGCCTCGGTCACCAGCAGCCGGGCGGTCTCGTCGGCGTGCGAGCCCCGGCGCGAGAGGATGCCGGCCACGAAACGGCGGGCGGCAGCGACCTGGTCGGTCCGGCCGGCGAAGCGCTTACGCATGCTTACGAAGCGCGGGCCGGTCGCGCTGCATCTTGCCTCCGTTCGCGACGGTCACCCCATCCGACAAGCGCCGATGGCATGGCACGGCAGCGTCGGGCATACCCAACCAGAGCAGCTGCTGAAACTGATTCCTTTTGCCTATCCCGCCGGACAGCGCCCTGTCCCGCCGGACAGCGCCCGAAGCTCACGGGCCGACGGCGTCCAAGCTGGCTCCCCTCGTGGGCGGCAGGCGGAGCTGGCCCCACCGGCTCGAGCTGCACTGGCCCCACCGGCTCGAGCTGCACTGGCCCCACCGCCGTAAGGTGGTGGCGCAAATCTCCCTACACCCGGTCAGGAGGTCGCCCGGTGGTCCTGCAACCGCGGCATCGCATCGCCATCGAGTTCTGCGTTCCCTGAAACTACACGCCGGAAGCCGTCGGTCTGGCGGCAGAGCTGCTGCGGTGGGCACCCGTGCTGGAACGCCTCGAGCTGGTGCCGGCGAGCGGCGGGCGGTTCGAGGTCACGCTGGACGGCGAGCTGATCTTCTCCAAGGCGTCGACCGGACGCCACGCCGCCCAAGGCGAGGTGGCCGAGGAGGTCCGCCGACGCATCGGTCCTGAGTTGCTGTGACAGGCCAGATGGCGCCGGTCGCATGCCCCCCGGCGGTCCTGGTTCCATGTGGGAGAGCGCGCTCTGGCGGAGACCACCGGCCTTGGCCTGTGCGCGCCATGGCAGAGTGGATCCCACCGCTGCCACGACCCCGAGGGCGCCGCCGGTGCCATGGTCAGGCGGGTCCGGGGTCATCGCGTCACGGACCAGCACCGGGCGGCTCCATGGCCTCCCCCGGCCCTGGCCCGCTCCCGGGTTGCGCCGCCCCGGCAGCCTCCCAGCCTGGTGGCGCGGGTGCTGGCCCGCCCCAGGGCTCCGCAGCCGCGGCAGCCTCCCGGCCCGGTGGCGCGGGTGCTGGCCCGCCCGCAGGCTTCCCAGCCCCGCGGGTCCGTGCGGCCCGGGCGGAGCCGGCCGGCTTGCGGGGGGTGCGAACCGGCTTGGCCCAGCGCCCGACCCGGAACGCCGACGGACAGAGGTCGGCCAGCTCGCACGCGTCGCAGCGGGGGTCCTTGGCCGTGCACACCTCGCGCCCGTAGTAGATGAGCCGGTGGGAGAAGTTCGTCCACTCCTCGACCGGGACCAGCGCCATCAGGTCGACCTCGGCCTTCTCGGGGTCGTCGTGCGCGGTCAGGCCGAGCCGGCGCGACAGCCGGCCCACGTGGGTGTCGACCACGACCCCCACGTTGCGGCCGAAGTACGAGCCGAGCACCACGTTGGCCGTCTTGCGCCCGACCCCGGGCAGCAGGACCAGGTCCTCCATCCGGTCGGGGACCTCGCCGCCGTGGTGGTCGAGCAGGTACTGGGCGGCCCCCTGGAGCGAGCGTGCCTTGCTGCGGAAGAACCCGGTCGGGTAGATCACCCGCTCCAGCTCCTCCCGGTCGGCGGCCGCGAAGTGGGCCACGGTGGGATAGCGGGCGAACAGCTCTGGGGTGACCTTGTTGACGGTCTCGTCGGTGGACTGGGCGGACAGGATGGTGGCGACCAGCAGCTCCCAGGCCGAGCCGTGGGCGAGCGCGGTGGTGGGCACAGGGTAGCGGGCCGCGAGCCGGGCCTGGATCTCGGCGGCCCGCTGCTTGCGGGCCTTCTTGGACTCGCGCCCACGCCGCCGGGCGACGGGTGCGTCGGAGGAATCGGCCATTGCCGGATGGTATGCGCGCCTCGAGGTGCAGGGCCACCCCGGCGGCATCCGGATCGGGACTGAAGTGGCGGCGTCCAGGTGCCGAGGTTCCTCCAGGGAGACCCGCCGGGGTGTGACGCCTCGGCACGCAGAGCGGGAGGAGCACCGTGACCGAGGACGCCTTCGCCGACCGGCTGCGCGAGCAGCCGCTCGCGCACCTGCGCGCGCTGCGCGAGTCGCTGCAGGAGGAGGAGCGCCGGGTGAGCTACTGGCGCCGGCTCGTGCAGGGCCGGCTGGACCTGGTCCGCACCGGCCTGGAGGGGGGCGTGCCGGCACCTGGCAGCCTGGCCCGGCTGGCCGTGGCCGGACGCTCGGCGGCACGGCGGCGCTCGCCGGCATGGACGCTGGTCGGCCTGGACGAGGAGGCCCGGCCCGTGGCCGGACTGGGCACGCTGTGGGACACCCCCATCCCCTGGAACCACCTGGCCGAGCTGGCCGAGGTCGAGCGCGGCCTGGTTGAGGTCGAGGTCGAGCTGTCGGTCTACCGCCGGGTCCTGCACCAGCGCCTCGACGCCTGCACGGCCGAGCTGGTCGGCCGCTACGTGCGCGACCCGAGCCAGCTCGGCGTGCTCGCGTAGCGCGGCTGACCAGGCCTGAGGCGCACGCAGCGAAGCGGCCGCCCCGGCCGGGGTGAGGCTGGGCAAGGCTGGGGCAACCGCGGGGCAAGCCGGGGCAAAAGCCGGGGCAAAAGGGGGTCTCGCTCTCTCGACGGCCTGGTTACACTTGGAGCAGGGGAATCAGGCACTCGACGCCGAGGGCACGATGGCGAGCGCATCCGATCCGCGCCGGCACCGTACCGGCCACTGGCCCGCTCCCGGGCAGAGGGCGGCATGAGCCCGCTCCAGCCCGTCGGTGAGGACGATCCCCTCCCAGACGTGCCAGGGCCACCGGCCCCGCCGTCGACCATGCAGATTCCCCCCAAGCGTGCAGGTCCTCCCCAAACCAGACAAAAGGTCGTACGCTCTGGGCGAGGAGGGGGACGATGAGCATCCAGTTCCGGTACGTGGGCCGTGCAGCGCTGCTGGCTGGTGGGGCGATGGTCACGACCTTGGCCGCCGAGGTCTGGGCGGCCATGCACCACAAGTTCATCCCCTCCTCGCCCGTGCTCGAGATCAGCGGCATGGTCGGCCCCGAGGAGGCCGAACCGCTCACCGTGGCCGTGCTCGGGGACAGCTCGGTGGCCGGGGTCGGCGCCGACGCGGCCGAGGACACGCTCGCCTACGGCGTGGCCAAGGCGCTCACCGACCGCTACCGGGTGGACCTCCACTCGCTCGGGGTGTCCGGCTCCCGGCTCCGCAACGTCGTGGGGGAGCAGCTCCCCCGGCTCGCCGGGCTCGACCCCGACGTGGTGCTGATCTGCGTGGGCACCAACGACCTCACCCACAGCACCCCCACCCGTGAGATCCGCACCCAGCTCCACCTGCTCGCCGCCGGCCTGCACACCGTCGCCCCGCACGCGGTGGTGGTCGTCTCCGGCCTGCCGCCGGCCTCGGTCGCGCTCTGCTTCCACTGGCCGCTGCGCAACCTGCTCGGCCTGCGGGCGTGGGCTCTCACCAGGGTCTACAAGTCCGTGCTTGGCCCCCACGGCATCCAGGTGTTCGAGGTCGCGCAGCACACCCGGGACGCCTTCCGCGGCAAGCGCGAGATGTTCAGCGCCGACCTGTTCCACCCGTCGAGCGCTGGCTACGCCTTCCTCGGCACCATCTACGGCCGAGCCGTGCGCGAGGCTCTCGATTCGGCCCGGGGCGCGCCGCCCGCCGACACCGATCTCGACCTCGCCGGCGACCTCGCGGGCTGAGGACCGATGAGGCGGCTGCCGGACGAGGCCCGGTTCGACCTCGACGCCTACCTCGCCCTTCCCCGGGTGGCCGGGCTCATCCTGTCGCCGGACGGCACCCGCCTGGTCGCGCCGGTGGCGACGGTGGCGCCCGACGGCAAGAAGTTCGTCACCGCCTTGTGGGAGCTCGACCCAGGGGGTGACCGGCCACCGCGGCGGCTGACCCGCTCGGCCCCGGGGGAGAGCGGCGCCGCGTTCCTGCCCGGCGGCTCGCTGCTGTTCACCTCCGCCCGCAAGGACCCGGAGGCCAAGCCGGACGAGGACGGGGACGGCGAGGAGAAGGCCGCCATCTGGCTGCTGCCTGCTGAGGGCGGGGAGGCGCGCCCGGTCGCGTCGGCC is part of the Actinomycetes bacterium genome and harbors:
- the paaA gene encoding 1,2-phenylacetyl-CoA epoxidase subunit PaaA, with the protein product MNDPVRLQAFNRHVASGGKVEPGDWMPEEYRRAVGKFVEMHANSELMGVLPEREWILRAPTLKRKLALTAKVQDEVGHAQLLYRVAEDLGKPREAMLADLLAGKTKFHNVFHYPTRSWADVGIIAWLVDAAAIVAQQALRGSSYAPYGRTMKKICWEESVHIMHGRDVVLTLVNGTARQRALVQDALDRWWGPLMQMHGPPTDPAKDRDLAWRIKNKDNETLRQEFLNVYVPRIREIGLEIPDPELTQDPQTGRWHYTEPDWRELYAVVTGHGPKSAERLAFRQLNYEQTQWVRDTVLAAPRAAA
- a CDS encoding ABC transporter substrate-binding protein; amino-acid sequence: MLRVLALGAVLALVATACGSEKSTTGGQTGGAKKGGTIVFAASSDPVSLDPAFISDGESIRATNQIYEGLVKTKAGGTEIEPSLAKSWTPSADATSWTFDLQEGVKFHDGTPFNAAAVCANFDRWYNFKGVLQSDSVSYYWVSVFGGFSDKKKPSLYKSCEAKDDKTAVINLTQPSASFIAALSLSSFSIQSPDALKKYDADKVSGTAEEPKFESDYGLKHPTGTGALKFESFAANDKTVLVRNDDYWGPKSILDKVIFRTIPELAARRQALEANEIQGYDNADPNDVEALKANYQVLQRPAFNVAYVGFNQKKKPLDNPKIRQAIAHALNRDALIKAKYPAGSQVANEFMPPEVFGYNDNVTKYDYNPDKAKQLIAESGVKNPTLEFWYPTSISRPYMPDPQANFQAFKADLEKVGFKVTPKSAPWRPDYLNAVQSGVAPVYLFGWTGDYGDPDNFVGVFFQQPSAQWGFDNKAIFSALNDAEKETDEAKRTDAYKQANEQIMQFLPGVPYAHTGPFVVFAKNVKGFVPSPVTTELFSVVSVG
- the nth gene encoding endonuclease III: MADSSDAPVARRRGRESKKARKQRAAEIQARLAARYPVPTTALAHGSAWELLVATILSAQSTDETVNKVTPELFARYPTVAHFAAADREELERVIYPTGFFRSKARSLQGAAQYLLDHHGGEVPDRMEDLVLLPGVGRKTANVVLGSYFGRNVGVVVDTHVGRLSRRLGLTAHDDPEKAEVDLMALVPVEEWTNFSHRLIYYGREVCTAKDPRCDACELADLCPSAFRVGRWAKPVRTPRKPAGSARAARTRGAGKPAGGPAPAPPGREAAAAAEPWGGPAPAPPGWEAAGAAQPGSGPGPGEAMEPPGAGP
- a CDS encoding ABC transporter permease, whose protein sequence is MLKFTVRRLVQLVPILLGLSILVFIWIRALPGGPAEALLGERATPEAVARMRELYGLDRPIWQQYLSYMGSVVRLDLGQSVVSRRLVTTEIRERFPATIELTVAAMIFAVGIGIPLGFLAAKRYQGPVDQLSVAGSLLGVAIPVFFLGLLLKYLFAVKLHWLPTVGRSVATSTAPHPTGFYVLDALITNDRVALVDAVRHLILPAVALGTIPLAIITRITRAAVLDVVNEDYVRTAQAKGLEPRVVDRRHVLKNAMLPVTTIIGLQTGLLLSGAVLTEHVFAWGGMGQWMYQAISYRDYSVLQAGILFLAVVFVVVNLLVDLSYALLDPRIRVR
- a CDS encoding Rdx family protein; translation: MQPRHRIAIEFCVPUNYTPEAVGLAAELLRWAPVLERLELVPASGGRFEVTLDGELIFSKASTGRHAAQGEVAEEVRRRIGPELL
- the paaD gene encoding 1,2-phenylacetyl-CoA epoxidase subunit PaaD, producing the protein MCASAAAGLERRVWDALGEVPDPEIPVVSVVDLGIVRAVEAGPERIRVEMLPTFVGCPALEVIRRSIAERLAGMAERVEVEPTFAEPWTSDRITPEGRRKLRESGFAPPGPPPADEPAGRPLFATIGMRPEAHSPEAREVRCPFCGSRDTALENPFGPTLCRAIFWCNACRQPFEQFKAV
- a CDS encoding phenylacetic acid degradation protein PaaB is translated as MEVYEVFRQEKEGGPMVHGGSLLAPDGELAAHYAREFYGRRQESVRLWVVRRSAIHDVADPDLLQPPMDRSFKKPVGYSTGIKQKLAEARERAGGAE
- a CDS encoding SGNH/GDSL hydrolase family protein; protein product: MSIQFRYVGRAALLAGGAMVTTLAAEVWAAMHHKFIPSSPVLEISGMVGPEEAEPLTVAVLGDSSVAGVGADAAEDTLAYGVAKALTDRYRVDLHSLGVSGSRLRNVVGEQLPRLAGLDPDVVLICVGTNDLTHSTPTREIRTQLHLLAAGLHTVAPHAVVVVSGLPPASVALCFHWPLRNLLGLRAWALTRVYKSVLGPHGIQVFEVAQHTRDAFRGKREMFSADLFHPSSAGYAFLGTIYGRAVREALDSARGAPPADTDLDLAGDLAG
- a CDS encoding ATP-binding protein, which encodes MRKRFAGRTDQVAAARRFVAGILSRRGSHADETARLLVTEAATNALLHSASGDDGGSFEVRCDVDHDRWLRVEVHDGGAPSGPRRRVHQLDALTGRGFELFDALASRWGHSGGARGRVVWFELDL
- the paaC gene encoding 1,2-phenylacetyl-CoA epoxidase subunit PaaC, producing MSALATPGTGPTGTGATGLDDDTRDALAELLLFMADDELMLGYWDSEWTGIAPLLEEDVAFSSLAQDEIGHAQALYELLADLTGEPADRIAYGREAGGYRQAALLDHARGDWAFSIARRFLYDTADAVRLDALAGSSYAPLAGLVAKMRREERYHLAHMHAWMVRLARGGEEPRRRLAAACERLWPDALAVLAPPAGERRLLDAGILTQPFATCRQRWLEELAPLFEELRLPFPFRLAGAGLPGQPGRLEPTFPEPGPEGRTEHNDDFRWLWGELTSVYRSEPGATW
- a CDS encoding TetR/AcrR family transcriptional regulator; amino-acid sequence: MTARRRQIEDVASALFGERGYAATSMRDIARALDLQGGSLYAHIPSKEAVLWSIVDDAARRFHAAVGPIADGPGPAPERLRAMIHAHVGVLAESLERASVYLFEWTFLAPERREQAARSRAAYQALFERVIAEGQAAGELADADGKLAAILVLSALNGLPRWYRPDGPLPPGAMAGQFADMLLRGLAPRLRDEAAAGARLPSVPAGNGQAGSGCEETRAPEQWESEGARP
- a CDS encoding ABC transporter permease, with the translated sequence MSLAEAEAKELQLEGEQLVGRWADARQRLLRNPGAVVGLVLIALFVLVAVFAPLLAPYDPGQQDLSVIRPGVVPGPSADHWLGVDQLGRDLLSRIIYGARSSLVIGLVSLGFGALVGLTLGALAGALSGWVDTVIMRLMDMMLAIPSLLLAIGVAAAIGRSLTAVMLAIGVVNVPIFARLLRGSMLSQRESDYVLAARALGVRQSRIVLGHVVPNSIAPVIVQATLALATAIIDAAGLAFLGLGSADPGVPEWGRMLAETQSFLQNAPHAAVFPGLAIVVSCLGFYLLGEGLREALDPKFRR